In Triticum urartu cultivar G1812 unplaced genomic scaffold, Tu2.1 TuUngrouped_contig_5597, whole genome shotgun sequence, one genomic interval encodes:
- the LOC125529433 gene encoding uncharacterized protein LOC125529433, with product MQGGCIADIGSCGTGFDSASGSVRTKKFRTKGSELADRKGEKNKAMPRAPSICCSSIDEALSFSSRARCNKRLVLFPSREPRERPAPRRAKLIFKTGSSGALKRAGPLKGRLLCERSSESTRVLRTKGVYNWGAARLFCWRDRMEFFTKFETKEKIKVSL from the coding sequence ATGCAAGGAGGATGTATAGCTGATATAGGATCTTGTGGAACTGGATTTGATTCTGCAAGCGGTTCGGTACGAACGAAGAAATTTCGAACAAAAGGATCGGAACTCGCTGATAGGAAAGGAGAGAAAAACAAAGCAATGCCAAGAGCTCCGTCAATCTGCTGTTCATCGATAGACGAAGCTCTCTCTTTTTCATCTCGTGCCAGATGTAACAAAAGATTAGTCCTTTTTCCTTCTCGCGAACCACGGGAGCGCCCAGCGCCCAGAAGAGCAAAGCTCATTTTCAAAACAGGGTCAAGCGGCGCATTAAAAAGGGCTGGCCCGTTAAAAGGACGCTTACTTTGCGAACGAAGTTCAGAATCAACAAGGGTTCTCCGAACGAAGGGAGTGTACAACTGGGGCGCAGCCCGACTTTTTTGTTGGAGAGATAGAATGGAGTTCTTCACGAAGTTCGAGACAAAGGAAAAAATAAAAGTTTCTCTATAG